One part of the Tunicatimonas pelagia genome encodes these proteins:
- a CDS encoding SDR family oxidoreductase, with the protein MPESIASSVVVITGASGGVGRATAREFAKNGYKVALLARGEAGLEGARRDVEALGGEALVIKTDVSDYAQVEHAAQQVEDTFGPIDVWVNNAMQSVFSPFEQMTPEEFERVVDVTFLGMVYGTMAALKRMKPRNRGTIVLVGSALAYRGIPLQSAYCSSKHATNGFFDSVRSELFHDNSDVHLTMVHLSAINTTQFNWVKSRLPKKGKPMGKIYQPEVPAQAIYYAAHNKRRTVFVGAGPLQTSLGNTFIPAVLDRLLAKVGYSGQQTHQPENFDRPHNLWEPIAEDRGAHGSFDDEAKESSLEVQATTHRGVTAAVAAGVAFSVAGLVYLFRS; encoded by the coding sequence ATGCCAGAAAGTATTGCCTCTTCGGTAGTAGTCATTACCGGAGCTTCCGGCGGAGTAGGTCGCGCTACCGCCCGTGAATTTGCTAAAAACGGATATAAAGTTGCTTTACTCGCTCGGGGAGAAGCTGGTTTGGAAGGAGCCCGCCGTGATGTGGAAGCTCTTGGGGGCGAAGCCTTAGTTATTAAAACTGATGTATCGGATTACGCTCAAGTAGAGCACGCTGCCCAGCAAGTGGAAGACACGTTCGGGCCAATTGATGTTTGGGTAAATAATGCTATGCAAAGTGTTTTTTCCCCGTTTGAGCAGATGACTCCCGAGGAATTTGAACGAGTGGTAGATGTTACCTTTCTGGGTATGGTTTACGGTACCATGGCTGCCCTCAAACGAATGAAACCCCGTAACCGGGGTACTATTGTGTTGGTTGGCTCCGCATTGGCTTACCGAGGTATCCCGCTCCAGTCGGCTTACTGTTCTTCTAAACACGCCACCAACGGTTTTTTTGATTCAGTCCGGTCTGAATTATTTCATGATAATAGTGATGTTCATCTGACGATGGTGCATCTATCGGCGATTAATACCACTCAGTTTAATTGGGTGAAATCTCGCTTGCCGAAGAAGGGTAAGCCAATGGGTAAAATTTATCAACCGGAAGTGCCTGCCCAGGCTATTTATTACGCAGCTCATAATAAGCGGCGTACTGTATTTGTAGGCGCAGGGCCCCTGCAAACCTCATTAGGCAATACCTTTATTCCCGCTGTGCTAGATCGCCTATTGGCTAAAGTGGGCTATTCAGGACAGCAAACCCACCAACCGGAAAATTTCGATCGTCCGCACAATCTGTGGGAGCCTATTGCGGAAGATCGGGGGGCTCACGGTTCTTTCGATGATGAAGCAAAAGAAAGTAGCTTGGAAGTACAGGCGACTACTCACCGCGGAGTAACAGCCGCTGTGGCAGCTGGAGTTGCGTTTAGCGTAGCTGGGTTAGTCTACTTATTCCGTTCTTAG
- a CDS encoding PIG-L deacetylase family protein, with protein sequence MKQLSRRKLLKTSGSSALATLGVSISGLAQPRNSSIQNKKVLVAGGHPDDPETGCGGLMALLAKEGHQVISCYLTRGEAGIPDTAANAAAEIRTKEAKTACEILGATPYFLGQVDGSTEINNEWYQKVTDYLQKEQPDVIFTHWPIDTHRDHRVCSLLIHDAWLQSGQKAALYYYEVVSGIQTQNFSPTHYLDISSVREKKHQACFAHVSQNIEQEYFNDHGKMEEFRGMEYGCAYAEAFVAHHQNSRENFL encoded by the coding sequence ATGAAGCAGCTATCCCGTCGAAAATTGCTCAAAACTTCCGGCTCATCTGCTTTAGCTACATTAGGTGTAAGCATATCGGGACTGGCCCAACCTAGAAATTCATCTATTCAAAATAAAAAAGTTTTGGTAGCCGGAGGACATCCTGACGATCCTGAAACAGGCTGTGGCGGATTAATGGCGTTGCTGGCCAAAGAGGGGCACCAAGTAATATCTTGCTATTTAACCCGTGGAGAAGCTGGAATACCCGATACCGCTGCTAATGCTGCGGCTGAAATCAGGACAAAAGAAGCTAAAACTGCTTGTGAAATACTAGGGGCAACCCCGTATTTTCTGGGGCAAGTAGACGGAAGCACTGAGATTAATAACGAGTGGTACCAAAAGGTAACCGACTATCTACAGAAAGAGCAGCCAGATGTAATTTTCACCCACTGGCCAATTGATACGCATCGCGACCACCGGGTGTGTTCATTATTGATCCATGATGCTTGGCTGCAATCGGGGCAAAAAGCAGCACTGTACTACTATGAAGTTGTGTCAGGTATCCAGACCCAGAATTTTTCTCCTACTCATTATTTAGACATAAGCTCAGTACGGGAAAAGAAGCACCAGGCTTGCTTTGCTCATGTGAGTCAAAATATTGAGCAAGAATATTTTAACGATCATGGCAAGATGGAAGAGTTTCGGGGCATGGAGTACGGTTGTGCTTATGCCGAAGCTTTCGTGGCTCATCACCAAAATTCTCGAGAGAATTTTTTGTAG
- a CDS encoding bacteriorhodopsin has product MNELGNATFENYVGLEQGYSEMAYQMVAHVLTLGYAVMLASLLYFVLTLKQVAPKYRMSNILSVVVMVSAFLLLYVQAQNWTTAFEFDIERGKYYLASGADLFNNGYRYLNWLIDVPMLLFQILFVVSLTKSSFSSVRNQFWVSGTLMIVTGYIGQFYEVTDIVKFAIWGAISTVFFGHILWLMRKVIREGQEGIPADAKSTLGAIWVLFLISWMLYPGAYLMPHLLGINGAFFNETGVVAREITYTIADVSSKVIYGVLLGVAAQQLSKAEGYVYERQGEEKLSV; this is encoded by the coding sequence ATGAACGAATTAGGAAACGCTACTTTTGAAAATTACGTGGGCCTAGAGCAAGGCTATTCCGAAATGGCGTATCAGATGGTTGCTCACGTACTCACGTTAGGGTACGCTGTAATGCTAGCTTCATTATTGTACTTTGTACTCACCCTGAAGCAGGTCGCCCCCAAATATCGAATGTCAAACATTCTTTCGGTGGTGGTTATGGTTTCAGCTTTTTTACTGCTCTACGTACAAGCGCAAAACTGGACTACCGCATTTGAGTTTGATATTGAACGAGGCAAATACTACTTGGCTTCTGGCGCAGATCTATTCAACAATGGCTATCGCTACTTAAATTGGTTGATTGATGTCCCTATGCTATTGTTCCAGATTTTATTTGTAGTGTCACTTACCAAAAGTAGCTTTAGCAGTGTACGTAATCAGTTTTGGGTATCGGGTACGCTGATGATTGTCACCGGCTACATTGGCCAATTTTACGAAGTAACCGATATCGTAAAATTCGCCATTTGGGGAGCCATTTCCACCGTATTTTTTGGTCATATTCTTTGGTTGATGCGTAAAGTAATCCGCGAAGGACAAGAGGGAATTCCGGCTGATGCTAAAAGCACACTCGGTGCCATTTGGGTACTATTTTTGATTTCTTGGATGCTATATCCGGGTGCTTACCTCATGCCACACTTGCTGGGTATTAACGGGGCATTTTTTAACGAAACCGGAGTGGTAGCTCGGGAAATTACTTACACCATCGCTGATGTTTCATCTAAAGTGATTTACGGAGTACTACTAGGAGTAGCTGCTCAGCAACTGAGTAAGGCTGAAGGGTACGTATACGAACGCCAGGGCGAAGAAAAACTTAGCGTATAG